Sequence from the Candidatus Atribacteria bacterium ADurb.Bin276 genome:
ATCATTTAGGTTCCTTCTCTCTTGATGGGAGAAGGTCAAGATGAGAGTGAAAGTTTAGATTCCTAGATTGAGATCCAGATTGGTTGTTAAGAAATTTAACTTGGTGAAGAAATCTAAGTGCCCCCTCACCTTAATCCTCTCCCACCAGGGGAGAGGAAAGCAAAGCAAAAAGGTCAAGATGAGGGTGAAAGCCTGGATTGAGATTCAAGATTTAGTGTTTTGAAATGAAGCTTATAGAAAGCATTCCAATACTGTCTTTTCAATAGGAGGTCATGATGGTAAATATTGCTGATGATGTAGCGAAATTACCCCGTTCGGGAATACGAGAACTCATGGGGATGGCTCTGACTATTCCTGATGCGATTCACTTGGAGATTGGAGAGCCTCATTTTCCCACCCCAAGTTTTATTTTAGAAGGTTTAAAAGAATTTTATTCCAAAGGAGATATTAAATATACACCCACTGTTGGTATCCATTCCTTAAGAGATAAAATAGCAAAGAAGTTGTTGAAAGAAAAAAATTGGAAAGTTGAAGCTGATGATGTAGTCATTCTCCCTGGCTCACTATTTGGAACTGTGGTGGCTTTTCGAACCATTTTAGATCCAGGAGACGAAGCATTGATTCCTGATCCAGGTTTTACCAATCATTTCTCACAGGTTGAACTGAGCGGAGGACGAATAAAAAGATATTTTCTCTTACCAGAGAATAATTACTTGCCTGATTTTGAATCAATTCGTAAGTCAATCACTCCAAGAACGAAAATGATTTTAGTCAATACTCCATCTAATCCATTAGGTGTAGTTTTTCCTGAAAAAGTTATGCAGTCGATCTCAGATTTAGCCGAGGAATACAATCTGGTAGTTGTATCCGACGAAGCCTATGAAAAATATATCTATCAGGGTGAGCATTTTGGAATGTACCGTTATGTTCGACCGGAAAGGTTGATCAGTATTTTTTCCTTTTCTAAAACCTATGCCTTAACGGGTTGGCGGGTAGGGTATATGGTGGTTCCGAAGGATCTATTAATTCATTTAATGAAAGTTTCCGAATATATGATTGCCTG
This genomic interval carries:
- the aspC gene encoding Aspartate aminotransferase, giving the protein MVNIADDVAKLPRSGIRELMGMALTIPDAIHLEIGEPHFPTPSFILEGLKEFYSKGDIKYTPTVGIHSLRDKIAKKLLKEKNWKVEADDVVILPGSLFGTVVAFRTILDPGDEALIPDPGFTNHFSQVELSGGRIKRYFLLPENNYLPDFESIRKSITPRTKMILVNTPSNPLGVVFPEKVMQSISDLAEEYNLVVVSDEAYEKYIYQGEHFGMYRYVRPERLISIFSFSKTYALTGWRVGYMVVPKDLLIHLMKVSEYMIACTSHLSQKAAEIALDMPEEEIKKMVDSYRQNCDLCCSGLEKAGFKVYRPGGGYYVWVDIREFSMKSLEFCKKLLQKSHVAVAPGDTFGQSSDGFIRISICRKKEEIEEGIKRIIAARSEL